The following proteins are co-located in the Microvirga ossetica genome:
- a CDS encoding heparinase II/III domain-containing protein, which yields MLDVRRIAPVSVDGTADPSSGAADGHHIVSNNNRWSKADFEFRDLTSEAWCELSFRIAWHPEETSKTVHDFAVIGVNFLAEDGSVIDFAYVPGLARSQIDPHSSTIAGPAHHGRGAASSNRIACTFLVPAPARHLSLTIRSWRNSHPFSISDLEIRQHDRPSPAADGSSIGMHPRNEAGAASRSTWLPLSGEPTWLNYGIVPGHPLVVRGQLIRDGAGAEGALVRVAFRDARGQELPLPYDGIPVAPEVGAFIDIPVHRRARRFTLELSPPRHAATVDLGFQLRASDASIDLATPLEVSAGDSLLLEDILGEDTPDAAGLLEKALERLQRRSDTANTHFKSAWDSDALAALSTMHDKLHIVQHGDKPIAADGKLALCGHEPWTLPDALTWSEDPYQSPGWRLEFQSLAWLLALADGPGRGARSRAIDLAIAWSNANPWGQPADPLSTYPSSVAVRTEVFLHLLSQNAASSSPAALKRQRLLFAEVIRHGFALAEIVSQNVFSHSLLQIRTAAALLSLARAVPRFPMALYWRSVALAQLRSGFDQLLAPDGSSVEASWHYRLETASLALILAHNLEGDADTEEFRTHLLALVNEPLRLTVSITDPAGMLPAIGDMPHGHHYASWLRRLISTYGRSLLADRNLAEELSYPTGTRAIIAERAGIAAFRQYERKPNWANLCTSFNVQRHENGHFDCTSFVYAANGVRWIADPGGSGLHDAGPARQYLLSSRAHNLAIPDGREQTAGTGWVEADHGFSGARLLRIGTNVHGPDYGHARTFLCLDDLSAIAVLDRFQTSRNHASFQGFLHFDESVAVALAQAGLAIGFRGKNRLRIIPHLVAGNFDGMAVENGRGGGPTVLQGFVSHPAGGLQPANVLNYLFSGPGTACGGVILAASEQGLRRIQELLASPEVQNRLR from the coding sequence ATGCTCGACGTCAGACGCATTGCTCCGGTTTCAGTCGACGGGACGGCCGACCCATCGTCCGGCGCTGCGGATGGACACCACATCGTCTCCAACAACAATCGCTGGTCGAAGGCGGATTTCGAGTTCAGGGATCTGACGAGCGAGGCATGGTGTGAACTCAGCTTTCGGATCGCGTGGCATCCCGAGGAGACCAGCAAGACGGTTCATGACTTCGCGGTCATCGGCGTGAACTTCCTCGCCGAGGATGGATCGGTCATCGATTTCGCCTATGTTCCCGGCCTCGCAAGAAGCCAGATCGATCCGCACAGTTCCACTATCGCAGGACCTGCCCACCACGGCCGCGGCGCGGCATCGTCCAACAGGATCGCGTGCACGTTTCTCGTGCCGGCACCGGCGAGACATCTGTCTCTCACCATCCGCAGCTGGCGCAACTCCCACCCGTTCTCGATCAGCGATCTTGAAATACGGCAGCATGATCGACCGTCACCGGCTGCCGACGGATCGTCGATTGGCATGCATCCTCGGAACGAAGCAGGAGCCGCGTCCCGCAGCACCTGGCTCCCGTTAAGCGGCGAGCCGACCTGGCTGAACTACGGCATCGTTCCCGGCCACCCGCTCGTCGTCCGAGGGCAACTCATCCGTGACGGCGCGGGAGCGGAAGGGGCTCTCGTGCGGGTGGCTTTCCGCGACGCCCGAGGGCAGGAGCTGCCGCTTCCCTACGACGGGATTCCCGTTGCGCCGGAGGTCGGAGCCTTCATCGACATTCCCGTTCACCGGCGGGCGCGTCGGTTCACCCTTGAGCTCTCTCCTCCGCGACATGCGGCAACGGTCGATCTCGGCTTCCAGCTGCGTGCGAGCGACGCCTCCATCGACCTGGCAACGCCGCTCGAGGTTTCCGCCGGAGACAGCCTGCTGCTCGAGGACATTCTGGGAGAAGATACTCCGGACGCCGCCGGTTTGCTCGAGAAGGCACTCGAACGCCTGCAGCGGCGCTCCGACACCGCCAACACCCATTTCAAATCGGCTTGGGATAGCGATGCACTCGCGGCGCTGTCGACAATGCACGACAAGCTGCACATTGTTCAGCACGGGGATAAGCCCATTGCGGCCGATGGCAAGCTTGCACTTTGCGGGCACGAGCCCTGGACTCTCCCCGACGCGCTCACATGGAGCGAAGATCCCTATCAGTCGCCGGGCTGGCGTCTCGAGTTTCAGTCGCTTGCGTGGCTGCTCGCCCTGGCTGACGGACCGGGACGCGGGGCGCGCTCGCGCGCGATCGACCTTGCAATCGCCTGGTCTAATGCCAATCCCTGGGGACAGCCTGCAGATCCTCTCAGCACCTACCCCTCGTCAGTAGCGGTTCGCACGGAGGTGTTCCTGCATCTTCTCAGCCAGAACGCCGCATCGTCGAGTCCTGCAGCACTCAAGCGGCAGCGGCTCCTCTTTGCTGAGGTTATCAGGCACGGCTTTGCCCTAGCCGAGATCGTCAGCCAGAACGTCTTCTCGCATTCGCTCTTGCAGATCCGCACCGCCGCAGCGCTGTTGTCGCTGGCTCGCGCGGTTCCGCGCTTTCCCATGGCTCTCTATTGGAGGTCCGTTGCCCTTGCCCAGCTTCGCAGCGGCTTCGATCAGTTGCTCGCACCGGACGGCTCTTCGGTCGAGGCCTCCTGGCATTACCGGCTGGAGACCGCTTCGCTCGCTCTGATCCTGGCACACAACCTTGAAGGCGATGCGGACACGGAGGAATTCCGCACCCATCTCCTGGCGCTCGTCAACGAGCCTCTCAGGCTGACGGTTTCGATCACGGATCCCGCCGGCATGCTTCCGGCCATCGGCGACATGCCTCATGGCCACCATTACGCCTCTTGGCTGCGACGGCTGATTTCCACCTATGGCCGATCGCTGCTCGCCGACCGAAATCTCGCCGAGGAATTGTCCTATCCCACCGGCACGAGAGCGATCATCGCTGAACGCGCCGGGATCGCCGCCTTCCGGCAGTACGAACGCAAGCCGAACTGGGCCAATCTCTGCACATCGTTCAATGTACAGCGCCACGAGAACGGTCACTTCGACTGCACGTCGTTCGTATATGCCGCCAACGGGGTGCGCTGGATCGCAGATCCGGGTGGCTCAGGCCTCCACGATGCCGGCCCCGCCAGGCAATATCTGCTGTCGTCGCGGGCCCACAATCTCGCCATTCCCGACGGCCGCGAACAGACGGCCGGAACGGGCTGGGTCGAGGCCGATCACGGCTTCAGCGGGGCCAGGCTCCTGCGGATCGGGACGAACGTGCACGGTCCGGATTACGGGCATGCCCGCACGTTCCTCTGCCTGGACGACCTGAGCGCGATCGCCGTTCTCGACCGCTTCCAGACATCGAGAAATCACGCTTCGTTTCAGGGTTTTCTGCATTTCGACGAGAGCGTCGCGGTCGCATTGGCGCAGGCAGGACTTGCCATCGGCTTTCGCGGCAAGAACAGGCTGCGCATCATCCCCCATCTCGTCGCAGGAAACTTCGACGGCATGGCGGTGGAAAACGGGCGCGGCGGCGGGCCCACTGTCCTGCAGGGCTTCGTCTCCCATCCCGCGGGCGGCCTCCAGCCCGCCAATGTCCTGAACTACCTGTTCTCAGGCCCGGGCACCGCATGCGGCGGCGTCATTCTCGCAGCGAGTGAGCAAGGCCTCCGGAGGATTCAGGAGCTGCTCGCGTCGCCGGAGGTTCAGAATCGTCTTCGATAG
- the fixJ gene encoding response regulator FixJ, which yields MSNAPIVYVVDDDVGVRKALSFLLVSAGLNVRLYESAKAFLEEVVDPGRCCIVTDVRMPGIDGLEFIRRLQNRGINAPVIVMTGHADIALAVEAMKAGAIDFLEKPFREDRFLEVVRFALVCDEKSVRKSQELLRTQARLQSLSQRERQVLDGLVAGKANKMIAHELNISIRTVEIHRSNVMAKMEAKSLSELIRMALFLEVASGS from the coding sequence GTGTCGAATGCGCCGATCGTATATGTGGTGGATGATGACGTCGGGGTGCGCAAAGCCCTTTCGTTTCTGCTGGTATCGGCTGGCCTGAACGTTCGTCTGTACGAATCCGCCAAAGCCTTTCTCGAAGAGGTCGTCGATCCCGGCAGATGCTGCATCGTGACGGATGTTCGCATGCCCGGCATCGACGGGCTGGAGTTCATCCGGCGTCTGCAGAACCGCGGGATCAATGCCCCCGTCATCGTCATGACAGGTCATGCCGACATCGCCCTGGCCGTCGAGGCGATGAAAGCCGGCGCGATCGACTTTCTCGAAAAGCCCTTCAGGGAAGACCGCTTCCTGGAGGTGGTTCGCTTCGCCCTGGTCTGCGACGAAAAGAGTGTGCGCAAGAGCCAGGAGCTTCTGAGAACGCAGGCGCGATTGCAGTCTCTGTCTCAGAGAGAGCGGCAGGTGCTCGATGGCCTCGTCGCCGGCAAGGCCAACAAGATGATCGCCCACGAGCTGAACATCAGCATCCGGACGGTCGAGATCCACCGCTCCAACGTGATGGCGAAAATGGAAGCCAAGAGCCTGTCCGAGCTGATCCGCATGGCCCTCTTCCTGGAGGTCGCGAGCGGCTCCTGA